AAACGGATTGCCGAGCTGAATATTGAACGTTATCATCAGACTGGCAATATTGATGCAACCTATCTGGCAAGTCTGTCGGCAGATGCAGTTCCGTTACTTCGTGAGTTTGCTCAGGAGGAGTACCCGGATCTCAAAAGGGAAATGTTGGAACGTCAAGCCTACTTGGACGAGGATTCATCAGATCGTTCCTGGCCTTCTTATAACGTGGTAAGACACCGAGCTGAGCAAGAGTTGTCCAAATTGAGAACGGAATAGCTGAATAGTAGTTGTTTTCACGTACGGATTTATGCAAAAACAATATGTAAGTGTTATAATATAAAAACTAACCTATAAAGGGGGTGAATTCCTTGTTTGAACTGCAGGAGTTATTACCATATTTATTCTCGATTGGACTCATCTTCACCGTCAGTTATGCCTATATTGCCCATCTTCACTGTGGCATGACAGAGTACTGGATGGAAGGTGGCGCCGGTGGTGGACTTGAACCTGTACTTCCCGCCCTGTGTTTGGACAGACAGCACAGACAGGAAGACTGGAGCCGCATGATTAGACGAAGAGAAGCGCCCGATGAAGATGAACCAGATTGTCATTCCTCGTTGAACGATTGGTCAACAAATCAACGAGGAGGATATATATGGAACATAAGACCAACAAGGGATTCACTTTTACTTCGGGCAAGGGACGGATCTATGGCCTGATTGCCATTTTGTTTGCAGTCATGCTGCTTGCCGGATGCAGCAACAACGTGTCGGAGATTACTTCATCGACACCGGGATTTTTTAATCACTACATTGTATTTCCACTGTCGTATCTGATTCAGCACATTGCGACCATATTTAGTGGAAGCTACGGGATCGCGATTATCGTGATTACACTTGTCATTCGTCTGGCACTGTTGCCATTGATGATGCGTCAAGCCAAGTCCCAGCAGGGAACACGAGTCATCATGAACGCCATGAAACCCGAAATGGATGCGCTCAAGAAAAAATATGAAGGCAAAAATGATCCTGCTGATAAGCAAAAGCTGTCTCAGGAAACGATGGAGCTATACAAGAAACATAAGTTCAATCCGCTGAACATTGGTTGCTTGCCGATGCTCATTCAGTTGCCTATCCTGTCAGGTATCTACACGGCTATCCGACTTACACCGGAACTGTCTTCTCATTCGTTCCTGTGGTTCAAACTGGGAGCGCCGGACTACGTACTCGCTGTGGTGGTCGCGGTCATATATCTGATTCAAGCCAAGGTATCACAAGCCAATATGGCGCCTGAGCAGCGAAAACAGTTCGCCATTATGGGTTATCTCTCCCCATTGATGATGGCATTCTTTTCTCTTACAGCTCCGGCAGCGATGCCGCTCTACTGGACCGTTGGGGGTTCGTTCCTGGTACTACAGACATTATTGTTCCGTAAAATGTACCCGGTAGAACACCCACAGGAGCCTGTGGTTGTGGAAGTAAGTAAGAAAAAGAATAAAAAATCCAGCTCCGCCAAACCTTCTCGGAAACCTGCAAAGTCCTAATAAACTTGGTCCCAGTTGGTTGCGGAAACATGGTGATTACGGAACAGTGTTGAACACGAAAAACATAATGAAGAAGCCTGATCCATATGGATCAGGCTTTTTTTGTACTCCCAGGTGTTCCTTTTTAGTTTTTTACGAAAGCGGATGTGAAGCATAACGTCCACTGCCTGTTCCCCAATATCACTTAATGATATATACTTACCTGATTAAATGTGATATTGATAATCAATATCAATTATTGAGTGATGTATACATTGGAAAAAGTGAAACGAGGAGTGCGGGTAGATGCAAGAGGAAGAAGCAAGACAGGGATTTACACCGGAGATGATTGATATGATGGCCAGTATCTGGACACGTTCGATCATTACATTAATAGATGTACGCTTTCAGAATATAGCGTCACAATACCCGTTGGAGCAATATAAAATGCCTAGTAGCATGTTTATCTATGCATATGGGGGAGAAGCGCAAATCCAACTGAATGAGACCACATTTGGAATGGAACGCTTCGGTTTAGTTCACGGCGGGAAGGGGAGCCTGCTCAGTATTACGCCTAAAGCGGAGATGGTGAAGACCTTTATGGTGTTTTATAGAGCAGAATCACCTCTCTTTTTCAAGAAACACCTGCAGCAATTACTGGAGCAAGTAAATCCATTTGTTCAACAGTTTGGTTATACGCCAAGTAATCCCATCTTGCTACGCGATTGGTTCCAACGGATGATGAATGGCTGGAAACGTGGCAAGGCGATGGATCAGCTACAGGCCAAAAGTTTTCTATATCAATTGATTCATGAAGTGTACAGGGATTTGGAGGGTGGTGGGATTCGGTATCTCCAGCCAGATCCAGCCTGTTCTGCCAAGATATATCTCGATAAACATTACAGGGAGCCGATTATGTTTCAACAAATTGCCGATATGTTTGGGATCAGCGGTGGACAATTGACGCGGTTGTTCAAAAAAAGGGAAGGGATGAACTTACAGGAGTATCTCATTCAGAGGAGGATTGAAGCTGCCTGTCATGACTTGAAACATACAGAAGCGACGGTTAAAGAAATCGCAACAGGAGCTGGCTTCGCAGATGAGAAAAACCTGTTCCGAATGTTTAAGAAGCATTATAAGATGACACCAAGTGATTATCGGAAAATAAACGCACTATCCATGCAGGTTGATGGTATTGATAATGATTCTCATCTCCCTTACGATGAGAGGGAACTAGCGAGTCTAGTCAAGTCTTATAGAGATGGGGAATCAACGATGTTTGGATCATTAAGAAGTAAAGAAATGATTTTGGCGGCGGCGATAAGCATGATGCTGTTATTGACGGCATGTACGTCAGGGACGCCAGCGAATAATGGGGGAACGGCGAATACAACACCTGCACAGACACAGCAGACGACACAACAGGAAGGGTCGGAGACAAAAGCTTCGGAAGCAGTCTCGCAGACCAGAACGATAACCACAGTTAAGGGTGATGTTGAGGTGCCTAACAATCCTCAGCGAGTTGTAGTCGATTATTTGGTTGGTGATGTGGTAGCCCTAGGTGTAACTCCTTTAGGTGTGGCTAGAGCTGCACGGGGAGAGACAGAGCCTGTTTATGCTAACCAGATTACAGACTCCATAAAAGTAGCCATGGAGCCGGAAGATATCATGACGCTTGAGCCTGATCTGATCATTTTGGCATGGAGCGATGAGTCGTATGATGATTTATCCAAAATTGCCCCGACCATTTATGTTCCCTATGGTGATATGACTACAGAAGAGCGGATACAATTTATTAGCGATGTTTTGAACAAACAGGAAGAAGCTAAGGATGTTATGAATGCTTATACCGGAAAAATCGAAGAAGCAAAGTTAGCCTTTCAGAATGCGGGCCTATCCGATGTAACGATTA
This Paenibacillus xylanexedens DNA region includes the following protein-coding sequences:
- the yidC gene encoding membrane protein insertase YidC — encoded protein: MEHKTNKGFTFTSGKGRIYGLIAILFAVMLLAGCSNNVSEITSSTPGFFNHYIVFPLSYLIQHIATIFSGSYGIAIIVITLVIRLALLPLMMRQAKSQQGTRVIMNAMKPEMDALKKKYEGKNDPADKQKLSQETMELYKKHKFNPLNIGCLPMLIQLPILSGIYTAIRLTPELSSHSFLWFKLGAPDYVLAVVVAVIYLIQAKVSQANMAPEQRKQFAIMGYLSPLMMAFFSLTAPAAMPLYWTVGGSFLVLQTLLFRKMYPVEHPQEPVVVEVSKKKNKKSSSAKPSRKPAKS
- a CDS encoding AraC family transcriptional regulator, producing MQEEEARQGFTPEMIDMMASIWTRSIITLIDVRFQNIASQYPLEQYKMPSSMFIYAYGGEAQIQLNETTFGMERFGLVHGGKGSLLSITPKAEMVKTFMVFYRAESPLFFKKHLQQLLEQVNPFVQQFGYTPSNPILLRDWFQRMMNGWKRGKAMDQLQAKSFLYQLIHEVYRDLEGGGIRYLQPDPACSAKIYLDKHYREPIMFQQIADMFGISGGQLTRLFKKREGMNLQEYLIQRRIEAACHDLKHTEATVKEIATGAGFADEKNLFRMFKKHYKMTPSDYRKINALSMQVDGIDNDSHLPYDERELASLVKSYRDGESTMFGSLRSKEMILAAAISMMLLLTACTSGTPANNGGTANTTPAQTQQTTQQEGSETKASEAVSQTRTITTVKGDVEVPNNPQRVVVDYLVGDVVALGVTPLGVARAARGETEPVYANQITDSIKVAMEPEDIMTLEPDLIILAWSDESYDDLSKIAPTIYVPYGDMTTEERIQFISDVLNKQEEAKDVMNAYTGKIEEAKLAFQNAGLSDVTITVGEFSDKNNYIAGAKHAVGELVYDELQLQAPSKVQTDIIDADKYWGDVSMEVLPAYSGDYMIFLGDGNVASDNAVWNAIPAVQHDRIVKVDSSLSWSTDVMTSSALIDYIVSQLLALAK